The Deltaproteobacteria bacterium genome has a window encoding:
- a CDS encoding DUF3795 domain-containing protein, with protein MDYLQMTAPCGLDCFNCPVYIAQENPDLRQKIAGNLGIAEEKAVCQGCRAHNGTIPFLNMVEPCQVYRCIDKKGLDFCGDCSDFPCDHLHPYADRASQVPHNTKVFNLCLIKKMGVESWGKTKAKSVKDTYFKGKFKL; from the coding sequence ATGGATTATTTACAGATGACCGCACCTTGCGGATTGGATTGTTTCAATTGCCCGGTTTATATCGCCCAGGAAAATCCGGATCTACGGCAAAAGATCGCCGGGAATTTGGGAATCGCCGAGGAAAAGGCCGTTTGTCAGGGATGCCGTGCGCATAATGGGACGATTCCCTTTCTAAACATGGTCGAACCCTGTCAGGTTTATCGATGCATTGACAAGAAAGGTCTTGATTTTTGCGGGGACTGTTCCGATTTCCCCTGCGACCACCTCCATCCCTATGCAGACCGGGCCTCGCAGGTCCCGCACAATACCAAGGTTTTTAATTTGTGTTTGATCAAGAAAATGGGGGTGGAATCCTGGGGGAAAACCAAAGCCAAGAGCGTTAAAGACACGTACTTTAAGGGAAAGTTCAAGTTGTAG
- a CDS encoding enoyl-CoA hydratase/isomerase family protein, protein MELKAYNTFLFEEIEPQVGLITLNRPEKLNAMNREMVEELDELFTMLAKDDSLRVVILTGQGRGFCSGADLSEAGSNSAAVSNPESFLRLVQERYAGLISGLRNIPQPVIAAVNGPAAGGGMALALGADIRLASPEAYFVASFINIGLSGGEMGSSYLLPRLIGLSRASEILLTGRKVLAHEAERMGLVSKVVDHEKLVQEALIYARMMINKSVGGLKLTKKVLDHNLETASLASALEVENRNQVLMIFSGAFHDRIESFSKK, encoded by the coding sequence ATGGAATTAAAGGCTTACAACACTTTTTTGTTCGAAGAGATAGAACCACAAGTAGGGCTTATCACCTTGAACCGGCCGGAAAAACTGAATGCCATGAATAGGGAGATGGTCGAGGAATTGGATGAGCTGTTCACGATGTTAGCGAAGGACGATTCCCTGAGGGTTGTTATCCTTACCGGTCAGGGACGTGGGTTTTGTTCCGGTGCTGACCTGAGCGAGGCCGGTAGCAACAGCGCTGCCGTATCCAATCCGGAATCGTTTCTCCGACTGGTCCAGGAAAGGTATGCCGGTCTCATTTCGGGCCTCCGGAATATCCCCCAGCCGGTGATCGCCGCGGTGAACGGACCGGCTGCCGGAGGGGGAATGGCCCTGGCCCTGGGGGCCGATATTCGCCTGGCCTCGCCGGAGGCCTATTTCGTAGCCTCCTTTATCAATATCGGTCTTTCCGGTGGGGAGATGGGGTCTTCTTATCTGCTTCCCCGGTTGATCGGCCTCTCCCGGGCGTCAGAAATTCTCCTGACCGGTCGAAAAGTCCTGGCCCATGAAGCCGAGCGAATGGGTTTGGTCAGTAAAGTAGTGGACCACGAAAAATTGGTCCAAGAGGCCTTGATCTATGCCCGGATGATGATCAATAAGAGTGTCGGCGGTCTGAAGCTGACTAAAAAGGTTTTGGATCATAACCTGGAGACCGCTTCTTTGGCCTCGGCCCTTGAAGTGGAAAACCGGAACCAGGTGCTCATGATCTTCTCCGGAGCTTTCCATGATCGTATAGAGTCTTTTTCGAAAAAATAG
- a CDS encoding thioredoxin family protein has translation MVKEIGDVAFEKEVVGNEEPVLLLIYAPWCGDCRRIMPVINDCSELPEFKQVCFRQMDVDKNPQTKKNLNVERYPTLYLFKNGRKVAERTAEVPAEEQKAIIQSILGGC, from the coding sequence ATGGTTAAAGAAATTGGAGATGTTGCTTTTGAAAAAGAAGTTGTCGGAAACGAAGAGCCCGTTCTTTTATTGATTTATGCCCCCTGGTGCGGGGACTGCAGACGGATCATGCCTGTTATAAATGATTGCTCGGAATTGCCGGAGTTTAAGCAGGTTTGTTTTCGGCAAATGGATGTCGATAAAAATCCGCAGACCAAAAAGAATCTGAATGTTGAGCGGTATCCGACCCTGTATCTGTTCAAGAATGGTCGGAAGGTGGCGGAACGGACAGCCGAAGTGCCGGCTGAAGAACAAAAGGCGATAATTCAATCCATTTTGGGGGGTTGTTGA
- a CDS encoding Tm-1-like ATP-binding domain-containing protein, giving the protein MDKNILIMATLDTKEEEVRYLQEKIRSLGLNPHIMDMAMRGGKPSRADITPGQIAQAGRSSLEEIHNSCDREAVTRIMLKGAKRLVLERFEKGKIDGTIAIGGSSGSLMATEIMHSLPFGIPKVMVSCTASIPGLSTKYIKTSDLVLFHSVIEIFGLSDILKNILDRAACALAGMVQGVVTLPVSNKSKAIAMTMLSPSERCAAAVKAALEKEGFQVIGLTATGVGDRAMEDMIAQGFFQGVIDLTPGGVGEHLFGFMRDAGPHRLEAAGRKGIPQIVSTCSVNHMTPAKSKYKPEYHERRKYNLDGFRTWLRLSPDELRQVAGVFAEKLNSAKGPVKIMIPLQGWSSVDRPGTPTYDPEEDRLFSEELRRRLNPEIGIIEVDANLEDPLFAEAVSREALSLFTQRPSQTPDL; this is encoded by the coding sequence ATGGACAAAAATATCCTGATTATGGCCACCCTGGATACCAAGGAAGAAGAGGTCAGGTATTTGCAGGAGAAGATCCGGTCCCTGGGGCTTAATCCACATATCATGGATATGGCCATGCGGGGGGGAAAACCTTCCAGGGCGGATATCACTCCGGGCCAGATAGCGCAAGCCGGCAGAAGCAGCTTAGAGGAAATACACAACTCCTGCGATCGGGAGGCGGTTACCAGGATCATGCTCAAGGGGGCTAAACGTCTTGTCCTGGAGCGGTTCGAAAAGGGTAAAATCGATGGTACCATTGCTATCGGAGGCTCCAGCGGATCTCTGATGGCCACAGAAATTATGCATTCTCTTCCCTTCGGGATTCCCAAGGTCATGGTTTCCTGTACGGCGTCCATTCCCGGTCTTTCTACCAAGTACATCAAAACCTCCGATTTGGTTCTTTTTCATTCGGTCATAGAAATATTCGGCCTTTCGGATATCCTGAAAAACATCCTGGACCGGGCCGCCTGTGCCCTGGCGGGAATGGTCCAGGGGGTGGTCACACTGCCGGTATCCAATAAAAGCAAGGCCATCGCCATGACCATGCTCAGCCCTTCTGAACGGTGCGCTGCAGCGGTGAAAGCGGCTCTTGAAAAAGAAGGTTTCCAGGTCATCGGCCTTACCGCCACCGGGGTCGGGGACCGGGCCATGGAAGATATGATTGCACAGGGTTTCTTTCAGGGCGTCATTGATCTCACGCCCGGGGGAGTGGGGGAGCATCTTTTCGGTTTTATGCGGGATGCCGGGCCGCATCGATTGGAAGCGGCCGGAAGGAAAGGCATCCCCCAGATCGTTTCGACCTGCAGCGTGAACCATATGACGCCGGCCAAGTCCAAATATAAACCGGAATACCATGAGCGGCGTAAATACAACCTGGACGGTTTTCGAACCTGGTTACGTCTTTCACCGGATGAACTGCGGCAGGTTGCCGGAGTCTTTGCGGAAAAACTGAATTCCGCCAAAGGGCCTGTCAAGATCATGATCCCGCTGCAAGGCTGGTCATCGGTGGATAGGCCGGGAACTCCCACCTATGATCCCGAAGAAGACCGCCTATTTTCCGAGGAACTCCGTCGCAGGCTGAACCCGGAAATCGGGATCATCGAGGTTGATGCCAATCTGGAGGACCCGCTATTCGCCGAGGCCGTTTCCAGGGAGGCCTTAAGCCTCTTTACACAAAGGCCATCTCAGACTCCTGATCTATAG